A single region of the Bacteroides luhongzhouii genome encodes:
- the atpF gene encoding F0F1 ATP synthase subunit B: MSLLLPDSGLLFWMFLSFGIVFVILAKYGFPVIIKMVEGRKTYIDQSLEVAREANAQLSKLKQEGDALVAAANKEQGRILREAMEERDKIVHEARKQAEIAAQKELDAVKQQIQVEKDEAIRDIRRQVAVLSVDIAEKVLRKSLEDKEAQMGMIDRMLDEILTPNKN, encoded by the coding sequence ATGTCATTACTATTACCTGATAGTGGCCTGCTGTTCTGGATGTTTCTCTCATTCGGGATTGTGTTCGTGATATTGGCGAAATACGGCTTCCCTGTCATCATCAAGATGGTGGAAGGCCGTAAGACCTATATCGACCAGTCTTTGGAGGTGGCGAGGGAAGCTAATGCCCAGTTGTCTAAACTGAAACAAGAAGGTGACGCATTGGTGGCAGCCGCCAACAAAGAGCAAGGACGCATCTTGAGGGAAGCAATGGAAGAACGTGACAAGATTGTTCACGAGGCCCGTAAACAAGCCGAAATTGCCGCACAAAAAGAACTTGATGCGGTGAAACAACAAATCCAGGTGGAGAAAGACGAAGCAATCCGCGACATCCGTCGCCAAGTGGCCGTGCTTTCTGTTGACATCGCCGAGAAAGTGCTCCGTAAGAGTCTTGAGGACAAGGAAGCACAGATGGGCATGATCGACCGCATGCTGGATGAAATACTAACCCCGAATAAGAACTAA
- a CDS encoding F0F1 ATP synthase subunit delta has product MEVGILSMRYAKAIIEYAQERGLEDRLYQEFLTLSHSFSEQPGLREALDNPVIMTKEKLALVCTAADGDSKSTREFVRFITLVLRNRREGYLQFISLMYLDLYRKLKHMGTGKLITAVPVNKETEDRIRSAAEHVLHAQMELETVIDPSIGGGFIFDVNGYRLDASVATQLKRVKQQFIDKNRRIV; this is encoded by the coding sequence ATGGAAGTCGGAATACTCTCAATGCGTTATGCAAAAGCTATCATTGAATACGCACAGGAAAGAGGTCTGGAAGACAGGTTGTATCAGGAGTTTCTGACCCTGTCACACAGCTTTAGTGAACAGCCCGGTCTGCGCGAAGCGCTTGATAATCCCGTCATCATGACCAAGGAAAAGTTGGCGTTAGTCTGTACAGCTGCCGATGGTGACAGTAAATCGACCAGAGAGTTTGTCCGTTTTATCACTTTGGTACTGCGAAACAGGCGTGAAGGCTATCTGCAATTTATCAGTCTGATGTATCTGGATCTCTACCGGAAGCTGAAGCATATGGGAACCGGCAAATTGATTACGGCCGTTCCCGTCAATAAAGAGACGGAAGACCGGATTCGGTCTGCAGCAGAGCATGTCTTGCACGCCCAGATGGAACTGGAAACAGTGATAGATCCCTCTATCGGGGGTGGCTTTATCTTCGACGTCAACGGCTACCGGCTGGATGCAAGCGTTGCCACGCAGTTGAAGCGAGTGAAACAACAATTTATTGATAAGAATAGGAGAATTGTATAA
- the atpE gene encoding ATP synthase F0 subunit C, with amino-acid sequence MLLSVLLQATAAAVGVSKLGAAIGAGLAVIGAGLGIGKIGGSAMEAIARQPEASGDIRMNMIIAAALIEGVALLAVVVCLLVFFL; translated from the coding sequence ATGTTACTATCAGTATTGTTACAAGCCACTGCAGCAGCAGTAGGAGTTAGTAAATTAGGTGCAGCTATCGGTGCAGGTCTTGCAGTAATCGGAGCTGGTTTGGGTATTGGTAAGATTGGTGGTTCGGCAATGGAAGCTATCGCACGCCAGCCGGAAGCATCAGGAGACATTCGTATGAACATGATTATCGCCGCCGCCTTGATTGAAGGTGTGGCTTTGTTGGCGGTAGTAGTTTGTCTGTTGGTGTTCTTCCTTTAA